The Dyadobacter subterraneus genome window below encodes:
- a CDS encoding outer membrane beta-barrel protein, which translates to MMDPSKQNSFDEQWKKAFQEASETPPLSAWEGIEARLDEEEKEKVIPIWWKTPQYWYAAASVAALLMVGIALWDGSYDVKNNKAETQIASTEKPATDSSNANNKEDKNIASTHKQAEKEQIVNSENAIASVERSEKLTGKVNVSKNIKETLAEQKSAFGAEKNPVLPPVENDIAVVSGFNKMEKSFITSDLTKTKEMPVSGNDLAKSYVTQNLDATSRILAESLTPIGYKDLDVYVQKRYVFFKPDPMAESKLPKKEKKKQEYWADLNVMPASFNPNINVTNAPSAYASANASRQSLSGNSRSGASYAIQTQGAKRLSKHWSVETGLNYLQGNSTYEGGGYLLNAVNSQSENVLQSALADKAALAGNNPPNSPITGNNPAYSAASNTLYIDLNKEVTNNYRFVQVPVQAGFTLNPDKKLSYSVVGGMMANFFINNEFQAASGSVITTTSKDDVYRNLNYSATTGLRFNYKLSARLKATLSGSYQKSLLSGFKTSESLDSHPSLYGVAWGVRYSF; encoded by the coding sequence ATGATGGATCCGTCCAAACAAAATAGCTTTGATGAGCAATGGAAAAAGGCATTTCAGGAAGCTTCTGAAACGCCTCCTCTATCTGCCTGGGAAGGCATAGAGGCTCGTCTTGACGAAGAGGAAAAAGAAAAGGTGATTCCAATTTGGTGGAAAACACCTCAATATTGGTATGCCGCTGCGTCAGTAGCTGCATTGCTAATGGTTGGTATAGCACTTTGGGATGGCTCTTACGATGTAAAAAATAACAAGGCGGAAACACAAATTGCGTCGACTGAAAAACCGGCCACGGATTCCTCCAATGCAAATAACAAAGAAGATAAAAATATTGCTTCAACGCACAAACAAGCTGAAAAAGAGCAAATTGTAAATTCCGAAAACGCTATTGCAAGTGTTGAAAGAAGTGAGAAATTGACTGGAAAGGTTAATGTTTCAAAAAATATAAAGGAAACATTGGCTGAACAGAAGTCTGCATTTGGTGCAGAAAAAAATCCCGTTTTGCCTCCGGTTGAAAATGATATTGCTGTGGTATCAGGATTTAATAAAATGGAAAAATCATTTATAACAAGTGATTTAACTAAAACAAAAGAAATGCCTGTTTCAGGTAATGATTTGGCAAAATCTTATGTAACACAAAATCTGGATGCAACAAGCCGTATTCTGGCAGAATCTTTAACGCCAATCGGATATAAGGATCTGGATGTTTATGTGCAGAAAAGGTATGTGTTCTTTAAGCCGGATCCGATGGCCGAAAGTAAACTTCCTAAAAAAGAAAAAAAGAAACAGGAATACTGGGCTGACTTAAATGTGATGCCCGCAAGTTTTAATCCTAATATAAACGTAACAAATGCACCAAGTGCTTACGCATCGGCGAATGCCTCTCGGCAATCGTTGTCGGGAAACAGCCGTTCTGGGGCGTCTTATGCTATTCAAACACAGGGCGCTAAACGTCTTTCAAAACATTGGTCGGTAGAAACGGGACTGAATTATTTACAGGGAAATTCAACTTATGAAGGTGGAGGATACTTATTAAATGCGGTTAACAGCCAGTCGGAAAATGTTTTGCAAAGTGCATTGGCAGATAAAGCGGCTTTGGCAGGCAACAACCCACCAAATTCTCCTATTACTGGCAATAACCCTGCATACTCGGCTGCTTCAAATACGCTCTATATTGATCTGAATAAAGAAGTAACGAATAATTATCGTTTCGTTCAGGTTCCGGTTCAGGCTGGTTTCACCTTGAATCCTGATAAGAAATTAAGCTACTCGGTTGTGGGAGGAATGATGGCTAATTTCTTTATCAACAACGAATTTCAAGCAGCTTCCGGGTCTGTTATCACTACAACTTCGAAGGATGATGTGTATCGCAATTTGAATTATTCAGCAACAACTGGTCTGCGTTTTAATTACAAATTGTCGGCGAGATTAAAAGCGACACTTTCAGGATCGTATCAGAAATCACTGCTTTCAGGTTTTAAAACCAGTGAGTCTTTAGATTCGCATCCATCTTTATATGGTGTTGCGTGGGGCGTAAGATATTCTTTCTAA
- a CDS encoding RNA polymerase sigma factor has translation MTFNEQELVIGCQQRNRVAQKQLYDVFGGKLFAICLRYTKNRDDAEDVLQDAFIKIYENIGTFRNDSPLEYWLRSIAVNTALNHLRQHKYLKQLDDIDTHENGLAGKELTLADFQWQQLLEFIKELPIGCQTIFNLYAIEGYQHNEIAQKLGISEGTSKSQYSRARTLLQEKLNKETRFDDGSVQTK, from the coding sequence ATGACTTTTAACGAACAGGAATTGGTGATTGGCTGTCAACAGCGCAACCGTGTCGCCCAAAAACAGCTATATGATGTTTTTGGCGGCAAATTGTTTGCTATATGCCTGCGTTACACCAAAAACCGTGATGATGCCGAAGATGTTTTACAAGATGCTTTTATAAAGATTTATGAGAATATAGGTACGTTTCGAAATGATAGTCCGCTTGAATACTGGCTGCGTTCCATCGCGGTCAATACGGCGTTAAACCATTTGAGACAACATAAATATTTGAAGCAGCTCGACGATATTGATACGCATGAAAATGGCTTGGCTGGTAAGGAATTAACCCTGGCAGATTTTCAGTGGCAGCAGCTGCTGGAATTTATAAAGGAATTGCCTATCGGCTGTCAGACAATTTTTAATCTGTACGCCATTGAAGGATATCAGCATAATGAAATAGCCCAGAAATTAGGTATATCTGAAGGAACCTCGAAATCGCAATATTCGCGGGCCCGTACGCTTCTTCAGGAAAAATTGAACAAAGAAACAAGATTTGATGATGGATCCGTCCAAACAAAATAG
- a CDS encoding muconolactone Delta-isomerase family protein, which translates to MSQYMVEIQLPAVMTEEYTEKIPAQRKKINELMEQGRLMSYALSEDRLKLWCVVRADSEFEVMSLVSEFPLIDFMDPTICKLMFNNVVALRLPMFSLN; encoded by the coding sequence ATGAGTCAATATATGGTTGAAATCCAACTTCCGGCTGTTATGACGGAAGAATACACTGAAAAAATACCGGCGCAGAGAAAAAAAATCAATGAATTAATGGAGCAGGGACGGTTGATGTCTTATGCTTTATCAGAAGATCGGTTAAAGCTTTGGTGCGTTGTAAGAGCGGATAGTGAATTCGAGGTAATGTCACTTGTTTCAGAATTTCCGTTAATTGATTTCATGGACCCGACAATTTGTAAACTGATGTTTAATAATGTTGTCGCGCTTAGGCTGCCCATGTTTTCATTGAATTAA
- a CDS encoding ribonuclease domain-containing protein: MFSKIPYTPIFSWLKKTVFILATLLAVACSGNGNNAAQETPQKSEQTEANPKKPLKLTRKSDKSLLNKNQQGAIPQKVLNVLAYVRENGRAPEGYQGGRKFGNFEKHLPIKDDAGNPMQYQEWDVNPKKKGKNRGAERLITSENKRAWYTRDHYDSFIEIE, encoded by the coding sequence ATGTTTTCCAAAATTCCATACACACCGATTTTTTCCTGGCTTAAAAAAACTGTTTTTATTCTTGCCACTTTATTAGCCGTTGCCTGTTCAGGTAATGGAAATAATGCTGCACAGGAAACTCCTCAAAAATCGGAGCAGACAGAAGCTAATCCTAAAAAACCGTTAAAACTTACCCGGAAATCGGATAAATCGCTTTTAAATAAAAATCAGCAAGGCGCTATTCCTCAGAAAGTTCTGAATGTTTTGGCATATGTCCGCGAGAATGGCCGTGCACCGGAAGGCTATCAGGGAGGAAGAAAATTTGGGAATTTTGAAAAACATTTACCCATAAAAGACGATGCCGGAAATCCGATGCAATACCAGGAATGGGACGTTAACCCCAAGAAAAAAGGAAAAAACCGCGGAGCCGAGCGCCTGATCACCAGTGAAAACAAACGCGCCTGGTATACCCGTGATCATTATGATTCTTTTATTGAAATCGAATAA
- a CDS encoding barstar family protein yields MKNTHFLLAKKDTDLRKSFLGAFIAKIDGQKATSLKDFHEQIGEALNFPDYSGKNLDALDEMLNDLEWITEEKVILHITNSNDWLSKEKTDDKILALIDIFDATAEDWKWMDEEEDVAKKELRIIFEDSPRIRTILEEQEIPFGDC; encoded by the coding sequence ATGAAAAACACACATTTTCTTCTTGCCAAAAAAGACACAGATCTGCGTAAATCATTTCTGGGCGCATTTATTGCTAAAATTGATGGGCAAAAAGCGACTTCTTTGAAAGATTTCCATGAGCAAATTGGTGAAGCGCTTAATTTTCCTGATTACTCCGGAAAAAACCTTGATGCGCTGGATGAAATGCTGAACGATCTGGAATGGATCACAGAAGAAAAAGTGATTTTACACATCACAAATTCCAACGACTGGCTTTCAAAAGAAAAAACAGACGACAAAATCCTTGCGCTTATTGACATTTTTGACGCCACAGCGGAAGATTGGAAATGGATGGATGAGGAAGAAGATGTGGCTAAAAAAGAGCTGAGGATTATTTTTGAAGACTCTCCAAGAATCAGAACCATTCTTGAAGAACAGGAAATCCCATTTGGTGATTGTTAA
- the pnuC gene encoding nicotinamide riboside transporter PnuC, with amino-acid sequence MIDWLNQSITFAGIATTVLEILGFLTGAICVYLNTRQNVLGWFFGIINAVLYVIVFWQVKLYADMSLQGYYFFTSIYGWWMWLYGGKSHDGISVSNTPTKLYIIFALIFFAATLLWGFLLGRFTNASFTYVDSALTIASLIAQWMMVRKYLENWIVWIVADACYTIMYFYKDLYLTAILYAVFLALAVLGYIQWKRDMKKLAAANV; translated from the coding sequence ATGATCGACTGGCTTAATCAATCCATAACTTTCGCAGGCATAGCCACAACGGTTCTTGAAATACTCGGTTTTTTGACGGGCGCAATCTGCGTTTATCTCAATACCCGGCAAAATGTTCTGGGCTGGTTTTTCGGAATTATTAATGCCGTACTTTATGTGATCGTTTTCTGGCAGGTTAAGTTATATGCCGATATGAGTTTGCAGGGTTACTATTTTTTTACCAGTATTTATGGCTGGTGGATGTGGTTATATGGCGGCAAAAGTCATGATGGTATTTCGGTAAGTAATACGCCGACAAAACTTTACATAATTTTTGCCCTGATCTTTTTCGCAGCAACATTACTTTGGGGATTTCTTCTGGGCCGTTTTACCAACGCAAGTTTTACTTATGTCGATTCTGCATTAACCATTGCAAGTTTAATTGCACAATGGATGATGGTGCGGAAATATCTGGAAAACTGGATCGTGTGGATTGTGGCTGACGCCTGTTATACGATTATGTATTTCTACAAAGATTTATACCTCACAGCCATTTTATATGCCGTTTTTCTGGCATTAGCTGTTTTGGGATATATTCAGTGGAAAAGAGATATGAAGAAACTGGCGGCTGCCAATGTTTAA